The Chroicocephalus ridibundus chromosome 2, bChrRid1.1, whole genome shotgun sequence genome includes a region encoding these proteins:
- the MAF1 gene encoding repressor of RNA polymerase III transcription MAF1 homolog, producing the protein MKLLENSSFEAINSQLTVETGDAHIIGRIESYSCKMAGDDKHMFKQFCQEGQPHVLEALSPPQTTGISPSRLGKSQSGDEEGPLSDKCSRKTLFYLIATLNESFRPDYDFSAAKSHEFSREPSLNWVVNAVNCSLFSAVREDFNALKPHLWDAVDEEICLSECDIYSYNPDLDSDPFGEDGSLWSFNYFFYNKRLKRIVFFTCRSISGYAYTRSEAGNELDMDLGEEDAEENRDGGDTESGSIEEERLQVICM; encoded by the exons ATGAAGCTGTTGGAGAACTCAAGTTTTGAAGCAATAAACTCCCAGCTGACGGTGGAGACGGGAGATGCTCACATCATCGGCAG GATCGAGAGCTACTCGTGCAAGATGGCTGGCGACGACAAGCACATGTTCAAGCAGTTCTGCCAGGAGGGCCAGCCCCATGTCCTGGAGGCCCTCTCGCCTCCTCAGACCACGGGCATCAGCCCCAGCAG GCTGGGTAAGAGTCAGAGTGGGGACGAAGAGGGACCCCTGAGCGACAAGTGCAGCCGCAAGACCCTCTTCTACCTGATAGCCACGCTCAACGAGTCCTTCCGCCCGGACTACGACTTCAGCGCCGCCAAGAGCCACGAGTTCAGCCGGGAGCCAAGCCTCAACTGG GTGGTGAACGCCGTCAACTGCAGCCTCTTCTCTGCCGTCCGGGAAGATTTCAACGCCCTGAAGCCCCACTTGTGGGATGCTGTCGACGAGGAGATCTGTCTTTCCGAGTGTGACATCTACAG CTACAACCCCGACCTGGATTCGGACCCCTTTGGAGAGGACGGCAGCCTCTGGTCCTTCAACTACTTCTTCTACAACAAGAGGCTGAAGAGGATCGTCTTTTTTACCTGTCGTTCCATCAG cgGCTACGCGTACACGCGCTCGGAAGCCGGCAATGAGCTGGACATGGATCTGGGTGAAGAGGACGCGGAGGAGAACAGGGATGGCGGCGACACGGAGAGCGGCAGCATcgaggaggagag GTTGCAAGTTATCTGCATGTGA
- the HGH1 gene encoding protein HGH1 homolog: protein MDIGENSFMERAVGRWKRLPRAVGESPSPEGWKSRADAALRDAGWRLDSMILKIFSTLRDSLIPREQPSGRPSKPTAAMGLPVAVGPWLWPVTPAILEGAVMAAEEEAAVEAAMAELAALLAPAAGEAARAGAAEAALALSGSPAGRRLLAGRPAALSALLELAAGPGPPAARHAQACLVNVSAEPAARGPLLAALPALLGLLPGGPACGVLANLCRERGAARRVLRGLRERGCGLAPLLQALGEPRPPPQLGPLLCNLSQLPEGRRGLLDRSRCSVQRLLPFTQYKDSTVHRRGVVGALRNCCFEYEEHEWLLSEDVDVLPFLLLPLAGPEEFPEDEMERLPVDLQYLPPDKQREEEPDIRKMLLEAIMLLTATKPGRRVVREKGTYLVLRELHGWEREPDVLAACENLIQVLIGDEPGPGMENLLEVTVPEEVERELRRRDREDEERWRRERREAGGSTPSPQEPSR from the exons atggatatcggggaaaattccttcatggaaagggctgtcgggcgttggaagaggctgcccagggcagtgggggagtcgccatccccggagggatggaaaagccgggcagacgcggctCTGAGGGACGCGGGTTGgcggttggactccatgatcttgaAGATCTTTTCCACCCTCCGCGATTCCCTGATCCCACGTGAGCAGCCGTCAGGGCGACCCAGTAAACCCACCGCAGCCATGGGCCTCCCGGTGGCCGTGGGCCCCTGGCTGTGGCCG GTGACGCCCGCCATCTTAGAGGGGGCAGTCatggcggcggaggaggaggcggcggtggaGGCGGCCATGGCGGAGCTGGCCGCGCTGctggccccggcggcgggcgaggcggcgcgggcgggcgcggcggagGCGGCCCTGGCTCTCtcggggagcccggcggggcggcggctgcTGGCGGGGCGGCCCGCCGCCCTGTCGGCCTTGCtggagctggcggcggggcccggcccgccggccgcccgccATGCCCAGGCCTGTCTGGTGAACGTCTCGGCCGAGCCGGCGGCCCGCGGGCCGCTGCTGGCCGCGCTGCcggccctgctggggctgctgccgggcGGGCCGGCCTGCGGGGTGCTGGCCAACCTCTGCCgggagcgcggcgcggcccggcgggtgctgcgggggctgcgggagcgcggCTGCGGGCTGGCCCCGCTCCTCCAGGCCCTCGGcgagccccggccgccgccgcagctCGGGCCGCTGCTCTGTAACCTCAGCCAGCTGCCCGAGGGCCGCCGCGGGCTCCTCGACCGCTCCCG GTGCTCGGTGCAGCGGCTGCTGCCCTTCACGCAGTATAAGGACTCCACCGTCCATCGCCGGGGCGTCGTGGGGGCTCTCAGGAACTGCTGCTTCGAGTACG AGGAGCACGAGTGGCTGCTGAGCGAGGATGTCGAcgtcctgcccttcctcctcctgcctctggccGGCCCCGAGGAGTTCCCCGAGGACGAGATGGAAA GGCTGCCCGTGGACCTGCAGTACCTGCCGCCGGACAAGCAGCGGGAGGAAGAGCCCGACATCAGGAAGATGCTGCTGGAAGCCATCATGCTG CTCACGGCCACCAAGCCCGGCCGGCGCGTGGTGCGGGAGAAGGGGACGTACCTGGTGCTGCGGGAGCTGCACGGCTGGGAGCGGGAGCCCGACGTCCTGGCCGCCTGCGAGAACCTCATCCAG GTGCTGATCGGGGACGAGCCGGGGCCGGGGATGGAGAACCTGCTGGAGGTGACGGTCCCCGAGGAGGTGGAGCGGGAGCTGCGGCGGCGGGATCGGGAGGACGAGGAGCGgtggcggcgggagcggcgggaggcggggggctcCACGCCGAGCCCCCAGGAGCCGTCGCGGTGA
- the EXOSC4 gene encoding exosome complex component RRP41 → MAAAELLSDEGYRADGRRPAELRKVRARMGVFEQADGSAYIEQGNTKALAVVYGPHEMRGSRSKALPDRALVHCRYSLATFSTGERRRRPPHGDRQSAELALQLQQTFEAAILTHLYPRSQIDIYVQILQADGGNYCAGVNAATLAVMDAGIPMRDYVCASTAGLAEDTPLADLSSPEEAAGGPRLVLALLPATGQMALLQLSARLHQERLEAALEAAGQACRALHAVLDRVVRQRLREVTAALGD, encoded by the exons atggcggcggcggagcTGCTGTCGGACGAGGGGTACCGGGCGGACGGACGGCGGCCCGCCGAGCTCCGCAAGGTGCGGGCCCGCATGGGGGTGTTCGAGCAGGCCGACGGCTCGGCCTACATCGAGCAGGGCAACACCAAGGCGCTGGCCGTGGTCTACGGCCCGCACGAG aTGCGGGGCTCCCGCAGCAAGGCGCTGCCGGACCGGGCGCTGGTGCACTGCCGCTACAGCCTGGCCACCTTCAGcacgggggagcggcggcggcggcccccccaCGGCGACCGGCAGTCGGCCGAGCtggccctgcagctccagcagaCCTTCGAGGCCGCCATCCTCACCCACCTCTACCCCCGCTCCCAGATCGACATCTACGTCCAG ATCCTACAAGCCGACGGCGGCAACTACTGCGCCGGCGTCAACGCGGCCACGCTGGCGGTGATGGACGCCGGCATCCCCATGCGGGACTACGTCTGCGCCAGCACGGCCGGCCTGGCCGAGGACACGCCGCTGGCCGACCTCAGCTCGCCCGAGGAGGCGGCCGGCGGCCCGCGGCTAgtgctggccctgctgccggccACGGGGCAGATGgccctgctgcagctcagcgcCCGGCTGCaccaggagcggctggaggcggcgctggaggcggcggggcaggcgTGCCGGGCGCTGCACGCCGTGCTGGACCGCGTGGTGCGGCAGCGGCTGCGGGAGGTGACGGCGGCGCTCGGGGACTGA